Part of the Brevibacillus brevis genome is shown below.
ATGACACCCAGCACCGTGATCCCGGAAAGCGCAATGTAGTACAGGATGCCGATTCCCAGGTCGGCGAACTGAATGCTGTCCGTAAACGGCATGACGGCCAACACCGCGAAGGCCGGCGCGTAAGCCAGGATCGGCGCCAGCGTAAACAAAGCTTTATCGGCATGCTCCGGGCGCGTGTCTTCTTTGATCAAAAGCTTGGTGACGTCTGCGACCGTTTGCAGCAGTCCCAACGGACCTACCCGGTTGGGACCGATCCGAAGCTGCATCCATCCGATCACTTTCCGTTCGAAGTAAATGGCGTAGGTCACGAATCCCAGCAGTACGGCCAGCAGGATGACCGCCGCCAGAATGAACCAAAAAGTCGTTCCCCATGAAGGTGCTTGCTGCAAGAGTTCCCTCATTAACAGTCAACCTCCCCAAGCACGATGTCGATACTGCCCAGGATGGCAATCATGTTTGCCAGGCTTTCTCCCGCAAGCAGCTTGGGCAGGATTTGCAAATTGGTAAACGAAGGGCGTCTGAACTTCAGCCTCCACGGCTTATCCTTACCCTGGCTGGCTATGTAACAGCCGATCTCTCCTCGAGGGGATTCGATACGCACGTACGTTTCACCTGCCGGCGGACGGATGACGCGCGGTACTTTTCCCATGACTTCTCCCTCGCTCGGAAATTGATCGAGCGCCTGCTCAAGAATGCGAAGCGACTGTTCGATCTCCGCCATGCGCAGATGGTAGCGCGCCATGCAATCTCCCTCGGTCGCGGTCGGGACGTCGAATTCGAAGCGGTCGTAAATGCAGTACGGTTCGTCTTTCCGTAAATCCCACTTGATGCCGGTCGAACGGAGCATGACGCCGGAAAGCGAATAATCCAGTGCTGTCTTGGCGTCGAATTTCCCGATTCCCTTGATCCGGCTGATGAAAATTTCGTTTCCGGTCACCAGCTGATGGTAGTTGGGCAGCTCGCTTTTCATGTATTGCACGAAATCCTTCGCCTTGTCGATCCAGCCGGGAGGGGCGTCCCATTTGACCCCGCCTACCCGCATGTAGTTAAAGGTCATTCGTGCGCCGCACAGCTCGTTGAACAGG
Proteins encoded:
- a CDS encoding NADH-quinone oxidoreductase subunit D, coding for MNQNILTTQGMTSPDTGIRTEEMLLNVGPQHPSTHGVFRLVVKIDGETIREAIPVMGYLHRGTEKLAENLTYTQIIPYTDRMDYVSAMTNNYVLCHAVETMMGLEIPERAQFLRLIAMELNRVASHLVWWGTYLLDIGAMGPFLYAFRDREKILDLFNELCGARMTFNYMRVGGVKWDAPPGWIDKAKDFVQYMKSELPNYHQLVTGNEIFISRIKGIGKFDAKTALDYSLSGVMLRSTGIKWDLRKDEPYCIYDRFEFDVPTATEGDCMARYHLRMAEIEQSLRILEQALDQFPSEGEVMGKVPRVIRPPAGETYVRIESPRGEIGCYIASQGKDKPWRLKFRRPSFTNLQILPKLLAGESLANMIAILGSIDIVLGEVDC